From Glycine soja cultivar W05 chromosome 4, ASM419377v2, whole genome shotgun sequence, the proteins below share one genomic window:
- the LOC114410737 gene encoding uncharacterized protein LOC114410737, which yields MVLGHLVSSRGIEVNKAKIYVITSFPYHAFVQEVRSFLGDAGFCKRFIQDFSKIALPLSKLLQKDVDFVLDQPGKEALEELKRRLTTSPIMHPLDWELTFELMCHTSNYALGAILSQRVDRLSHIITYASRTLDAEQVNYTTTKNKFLAIVLALDKFKSYLLCSHITVFTDHAILRDRSGAENLIEGPVDSFPIRNNFPDDHLIQLHSSHVTPWFADIVNFIVPFVVPPHASRSQIDKLKSDAKYYVWDDPYLWRFGSDQVIRRVIFGKACHLLVEIEHHAYWVVKGCNMAFDEIGMERKLQLHELEEIRLDVYENSKIHKKKVKRFYDSRILMKEFHIGQKLRLKMKVIGKVFKVNGHQLKLFHESPQVEEEFVADSLVLPILCDDVP from the exons ATGGTCTTAGGGCATTTGGTCTCTAGTAGAGGTATTGAGGTCAATAAGGCCAAAATCTATGTTATTACTTCTTTTCCTTACCACGCTTTTGTGCAGGAAGTACGTTCTTTCCTTGGAGATGCAGGTTTCTGCAAGAGATTTATCCAGGATTTTAGCAAGATTGCCTTGCCATTGTCCAAGCTTCTTCAGAAGGACGTAGATTTTGTGCTTGACCAGCCTGGCAAAGAAGCACTTGAGGAGTTGAAGAGGAGGCTTACCACTTCTCCTATCATGCATCCACTAGATTGGGAGCTTACTTTTGAGCTCATGTGTCATACCTCTAACTATGCACTTGGGGCTATTTTGTCACAGAGAGTTGATAGACTATCACACATCATTACTTATGCCTCACGCACTTTGGATGCAGAACAAGTTAACTACACCACCaccaaaaataagtttttagctATTGTTTTAGCATTAGATAAATTCAAATCTTATTTGCTTTGCTCTCATATTACTGTCTTTACTGACCATGCAATTTTGAG AGATAGGAGTGGTGCGGAAAACTTGATTGAGGGACCTGTGGATTCCTTTCCAATTAGGAATAACTTCCCTGATGATCATTTGATTCAGTTACATTCATCACATGTCACACCTTGGTTTGCTGACATTGTGAATTTCattgttccatttgttgtcCCACCGCATGCATCTAGGTCTCAAATAGATAAACTTAAGAGTGATGCCAAATATTATGTATGGGATGATCCTTACTTGTGGAGGTTTGGTAGTGACCAAGTGATTCGTAG GGTGATTTTTGGTAAGGCATGTCACCTTCTAGTGGAGATTGAGCACCATGCTTATTGGGTAGTGAAGGGTTGTAACATGGCATTTGATGAAATAGGTATGGAAAGGAAGCTTCAATTGCATGAACTTGAGGAGATCCGCTTAGATGTCTATGAGAACTCCAAGATTCAcaagaagaaagtgaagagATTTTATGACTCTAGGATTCTTAtgaaggagttccatattggcCAAAAA TTgagattaaaaatgaaagttattggaaAAGTTTTCAAAGTAAACGGTCACCAACTCAAGCTTTTTCATGAGAGCCCCCAAGTGGAGGAGGAATTTGTGGCGGACTCTCTGGTTTTGCCAATTTTATGTGATGATGTGCCTTGA